The following proteins are co-located in the Apium graveolens cultivar Ventura chromosome 5, ASM990537v1, whole genome shotgun sequence genome:
- the LOC141661297 gene encoding uncharacterized protein LOC141661297 → MASSSHEREVLRAYENLTINDDDQEGLILDEGLVETLNNGYDRCLVGSFLTNRKINFGAMQETLSSIWRPVKGVFMEESNYPNLFIFKFFHELDIKRVLDDGPWTFNQQVLLLKKLDVNEQLKDVKLTDLYMWIQIYDLPIGFNSEIILKSIGNYMGKFLEVDPKNFKGLGKNYLRIKVALDVRRPLKIGMKIKKAGGDWLWINFKYERLPSFCFYCGLIGHSDKFCEALFDNPQHGEERKFSSTLRAPIRRQSNSNGNQWFRDANGGYGGLPVGGDGREGQVTNSRDSRVVERESSNQGYAVTKFASNQEEEFEDILKSNEDIPNNEGLVVSKQKRARPPVTMSTLFWNCRGLGNPQTVQVLLDLVQMKKPMFVFLMETMCNNDRVESVRAKMNYEGLFTVAGPGHGGGLALFWKQGANIKIKASSHNYIDTEVQLENNDLWRLTFFYGFPERARRRDSWNLLRNLAAQSSLPWVILGDFNDILRENEKKGRCKQPTWMLNGFKDAIFDCGVSDLPIEGYPFTWERSRGTERCVEEMLDRVFVNDDWRERYPTHSVQNLVAPSSDHSALYFQIRIWRPVARKSRFRFENSWLREKRCSEIVQECWHQSRNNSIEKRINLCAQELKNWGESLSRNFKDRLSNCRERMNRYRGGIDAFSVQCYTEAMKEYSRVLSQQEDFWKQRAKQHWLKGADCNTRYFHVYASARKKKNQISKLKDEGGNWCDWEHGLGDLIGEYYEKLFQSNEVELEEVLEGVNMRINSEQNEMLTENFSAEEVKNAIFSMHPDKSPGPDGMNPAFYQRFWDIIGDDITSACINILSTNSIPDRLNDTLVVLIPKKNSPDTMNDLRPISLCNVMMKIITKMLANRMKGVLSSIISEMQSAFIPGRLITDNVIAAFEVNHWMKRKTQGKMGYSAMKIDMSKAYDRVEWKFIIGIMQKLGFSSKWIEWIYMCMSTVHYTFLVSGHDVGPIKPSRGLRQGDPISPYLFLLCTEGLSTLIQKKQASGALHGCKIANSAPTVSHLLFADDCYLFFRATIAEAQCIKDCLTLYEKATGQQVNFQKSSINFSRNTVNTAMEDISQLLHVPIRSDDSYLGLPKNVAGNKREVFGYIKDKVWNRMQSWKGKTISRGGKEILIKSVIQAIPSYVSSIFLLPNSLCEEIERLMNKFWWLSDMEKSNGIRWMAWDKMCFPKKFGGMGFKRIRGFNLALLGKQIWRILTVPQSFVARLLKARYFPSCSILNAGLGSNPSFVWRSILASKNLIGMGSVLKVGNGETINIWDDPWIPETGSTKILTPIMQGLEGGKVKGLFKTDTQEWDIEVLNDIFNQGDVRRILQIPLSISNQEDRWLWLEDGKGQYTVKSGYRILSSLNLQMSTENVSFSWLKLWNLVIPPKVKIFMWRVLHDCLPTLENLRKKFVDVQPLCQVCKMVMESVTHALITCPFSVRCWELSGLHLNYDPALSCKEMILQFFASSLTKDLEIFCSIMWSIWNHRNLTVWENRFKAPSQVNNEASAGLFQWQQAQVTQNRQSSCFEREGLMIWQPPPSGWLTCNVDAAFLGNDGRCSYGCIVRDETGGFVAGRGGRLTGALDPRVAEALAFREALSWLKKLDLENVYIELDCLSVVEAMRTKSQDDSFFGSIIADCSDYIKDLRSHFVYFIRRSANLAAHYMARVANSMSDHEEWFTPPSFIIDVLDKDLNY, encoded by the exons ATGGCAAGCTCCTCCCATGAACGTGAAGTTTTAAGGGCATATGAAAATCTAACAATCAATGATGATGATCAGGAGGGTCTTATTTTGGATGAAGGTCTGGTAGAAACCCTGAACAATGGGTATGACCGCTGTTTGGTTGGAAGCTTCTTGACGAACAGAAAGATAAACTTTGGGGCTATGCAAGAGACATTATCATCTATTTGGAGGCCTGTTAAAGGAGTTTTTATGGAGGAATCAAATTATCCCAACTTGTTTATCTTTAAATTCTTTCATGAGTTAGACATTAAACGGGTCCTTGATGATGGACCATGGACGTTTAATCAACAAGTGTTGCTTCTGAAAAAACTGGACGTCAATGAACAACTGAAAGATGTAAAGCTAACAGATCTGTATATGTGGATACAGATATATGATCTTCCCATTGGTTTTAACTCAGAAATCATATTAAAGTCAATAGGGAATTACATGGGAAAGTTCTTGGAGGTTGATCCAAAGAATTTTAAAGGTCTGGGAAAGAATTATCTCAGAATCAAGGTAGCATTGGATGTTCGAAGACCATTGAAGATTGGCATGAAAATTAAAAAGGCCGGAGGAGATTGGTTATGGATAAATTTCAAATATGAAAGATtgccttctttttgtttttattgtggccTAATTGGTCATTCGGATAAGTTCTGTGAAGCACTCTTTGATAATCCTCAGCATGGGGAGGAGAGAAAGTTTAGTAGTACGTTGAGAGCCCCGATCAGGAGACAGAGTAATAGCAATGGCAATCAATGGTTCAGGGATGCAAATGGTGGTTACGGTGGTCTTCCGGTTGGAGGAGATGGAAGGGAAGGACAGGTAACAAACTCCCGTGATTCTCGTGTAGTTGAAAGAGAAAGCAGCAATCAGGGATATGCAGTTACTAAATTTGCATCAAATCAGGAGGAGGAGTTTGaggatattttgaaatcaaatgAAGATATCCCTAATAATGAGGGATTAGTTGTATCCAAACAGAAAAGAGCGC GCCCGCCAGTCACAATGAGTACTCTATTTTGGAACTGTAGAGGCTTGGGCAATCCTCAAACAGTTCAAGTTCTGTTGGACCTAGTCCAAATGAAGAAGCCCATGTTTGTATTTCTGATGGAGACTATGTGTAACAATGATAGAGTAGAGAGTGTGCGAGCGAAGATGAACTATGAAGGGCTGTTCACAGTAGCGGGGCCAGGTCATGGTGGAGGTCTGGCATTGTTTTGGAAGCAAGGGGCTAATATAAAGATTAAAGCATCTTCTCATAATTATATTGATACTGAAGTGCAGTTGGAAAATAATGATCTGTGGAGACTTACATTCTTTTATGGTTTTCCAGAGAGAGCACGACGAAGAGATTCTTGGAATTTGCTGAGAAATTTGGCTGCACAATCATCCCTTCCTTGGGTAATTTTGGGAGATTTTAATGATATTCTTCGTGAAAATGAAAAGAAGGGAAGATGCAAACAACCGACTTGGATGTTAAATGGTTTCAAGGACGCTATTTTTGACTGTGGTGTCTCAGACTTGCCAATAGAGGGCTATCCATTTACATGGGAGAGAAGCAGGGGTACTGAAAGATGTGTGGAAGAAATGCTTGATCGTGTTTTTGTTAATGATGACTGGAGAGAAAGATATCCTACGCATTCTGTTCAAAATCTTGTAGCTCCATCTTCAGACCATTCAGCTCTATACTTTCAAATCAGAATATGGAGACCAGTTGCTCGCAAATCGAGGTTTCGTTTCGAAAACTCATGGTTGAGGGAGAAAAGATGTAGTGAGATAGTGCAGGAATGTTGGCATCAGAGTAGGAATAATAGTATTGAGAAGAGAATTAACCTTTGTGCCCAAGAACTTAAAAATTGGGGGGAAAGTCTTTCAAGAAACTTCAAGGATAGACTGAGTAATTGCAGAGAAAGAATGAACAGGTACAGGGGTGGGATAGATGCATTCTCAGTTCAATGCTACACAGAGGCAATGAAAGAATACTCGAGGGTTTTAAGTCAGCAAGAAGATTTTTGGAAACAAAGGGCAAAGCAGCATTGGCTTAAGGGTGCAGATTGCAATACAAGATACTTTCATGTGTATGCATCGGCTCGAAAGAAGAAGAACCAGATTTCTAAGCTAAAAGATGAGGGTGGTAACTGGTGTGATTGGGAGCATGGCTTAGGAGATTTAATCGGAGAGTATTATGAAAAACTTTTCCAATCAAATGAGGTGGAGCTTGAGGAAGTGCTTGAAGGTGTAAACATGAGAATCAATTCAGAACAGAATGAGATGCTAACTGAAAATTTCTCAGCGGAAGAGGTGAAGAATGCAATCTTTTCTATGCATCCGGACAAAAGCCCTGGTCCTGACGGTATGAATCCAGCCTTCTACCAAAGATTTTGGGATATTATAGGGGATGATATTACTTCTGCTTGCATAAATATTTTATCCACTAATAGTATTCCTGATAGATTGAATGATACTTTAGTTGTGCTCATCCCTAAGAAGAACAGTCCGGATACTATGAATGATTTGAGGCCAATCTCTTTATGCAATGTCATGATGAAAATCATAACAAAAATGTTGGCGAATCGAATGAAGGGGGTGCTTTCATCAATTATTTCGGAGATGCAGAGTGCTTTCATTCCTGGAAGACTCATAACCGATAATGTGATTGCAGCGTTTGAAGTAAATCATTGGATGAAAAGAAAGACCCAAGGCAAAATGGGGTATTCAGCTATGAAAATTGATATGAGCAAGGCGTATGACAGAGTAGAGTGGAAGTTTATTATAGGTATCATGCAGAAATTGGGCTTCTCGAGCAAGTGGATTGAGTGGATTTATATGTGTATGTCTACAGTGCATTATACTTTTTTAGTGTCAGGTCATGATGTTGGTCCAATAAAGCCGAGTCGCGGGTTACGCCAAGGAGACCCTATCTCTCCATATCTTTTTCTGCTCTGTACAGAAGGTCTCTCCACTCTTATTCAGAAGAAACAAGCCAGTGGTGCTCTTCATGGATGCAAAATAGCCAACTCAGCGCCTACGGTTTCTCACCTGCTCTTCGCAGATGATTGCTATCTTTTTTTCAGAGCGACAATAGCTGAAGCTCAGTGCATCAAGGACTGTCTAACCTTGTATGAAAAGGCTACAGGGCAGCAAGTGAATTTTCAGAAGTCAAGCATAAATTTTAGTCGCAATACTGTTAATACTGCTATGGAGGATATAAGTCAGTTACTTCATGTCCCCATTCGTAGTGATGATTCTTATCTGGGTCTCCCAAAGAATGTTGCTGGAAATAAAAGAGAAGTTTTCGGGTATATTAAAGACAAGGTCTGGAATAGAATGCAaagctggaaaggaaaaacaaTTTCACGGGGTGGTAAAGAAATTCTTATCAAATCGGTAATTCAGGCTATTCCTTCTTATGTGTCGAGTATTTTTCTTTTGCCAAATTCCCTCTGCGAAGAAATTGAAAGGCTGATGAATAAGTTTTGGTGGCTCTCAGACATGGAAAAGAGCAATGGCATAAGATGGATGGCGTGGGACAAAATGTGTTTTCCAAAAAAGTTTGGGGGTATGGGCTTCAAAAGAATCAGGGGGTTTAACTTAGCACTGTTAGGGAAGCAGATTTGGAGGATTCTTACGGTTCCGCAGTCGTTTGTTGCTAGATTGTTGAAGGCTAGATACTTTCCTTCTTGCTCTATCCTTAATGCAGGGCTGGGAAGTAATCCTAGTTTTGTCTGGAGAAGCATTCTAGCATCAAAAAATCTTATCGGGATGGGCAGTGTGTTGAAAGTTGGTAATGGGGAGACAATAAATATCTGGGATGACCCATGGATTCCAGAAACTGGTTCAACAAAAATTCTCACACCCATTATGCAAGGTCTGGAAGGAGGAAAGGTTAAAGGGCTTTTTAAAACGGATACGCAGGAATGGGATATCGAAGTTCTGAATGATATCTTCAATCAAGGGGATGTGAGGAGGATTCTACAAATTCCTCTGTCGATCTCAAATCAGGAGGATAGATGGTTGTGGTTAGAAGATGGAAAGGGACAGTATACGGTCAAAAGTGGTTATCGAATTCTCAGTAGTTTGAACCTTCAGATGTCAACTGAAAATGTATCCTTTAGCTGGTTAAAACTCTGGAATCTGGTTATACCTCCAAAAGTAAAAATCTTTATGTGGAGAGTTCTTCATGATTGTCTGCCCACTCTCGAGAATTTAAGGAAGAAATTTGTTGATGTTCAACCTCTCTGCCAAGTTTGTAAGATGGTGATGGAGTCTGTGACTCATGCACTAATAACTTGTCCTTTTTCGGTCAGATGCTGGGAGCTCAGTGGTCTGCATTTAAATTATGATCCTGCCCTTTCTTGTAAAGAAATGATTCTACAATTTTTTGCTTCTTCTCTTACGAAAGATCTGGAAATTTTCTGCTCTATAATGTGGAGCATTTGGAATCACAGGAATTTGACGGTGTGGGAAAACAGATTTAAAGCCCCTTCTCAGGTGAATAATGAGGCAAGTGCTGGTCTGTTTCAATGGCAACAAGCCCAGGTTACTCAGAATAGACAAAGCTCGTGCTTTGAGCGTGAAGGTTTGATGATTTGGCAACCTCCTCCCTCAGGCTGGCTAACTTGTAATGTTGACGCTGCTTTCCTCGGAAATGATGGCAGATGTTCATATGGTTGCATAGTGAGAGATGAGACTGGTGGCTTTGTAGCAGGGCGTGGTGGTCGTCTTACTGGCGCTCTTGATCCGCGAGTGGCAGAAGCACTAGCCTTTAGAGAAGCTCTTTCCTGGCTGAAGAAACTGGATTTGGAGAACGTATACATTGAACTCGACTGTCTCAGTGTTGTTGAAGCAATGCGTACAAAGAGCCAAGATGACTCTTTCTTTGGCTCCATTATTGCTGATTGTTCGGATTATATAAAGGACTTGAGGtcccattttgtttactttatTAGGAGGTCAGCGAATTTAGCAGCTCATTACATGGCTAGAGTAGCTAATTCTATGTCTGATCATGAGGAGTGGTTCACTCCACCCTCTTTTATTATCGATGTACTTGATAAAGATTTGAACTATTAA